A region from the Hydrogenimonas sp. genome encodes:
- a CDS encoding oxidoreductase codes for MVTSRKARGFRKIGEVGKKDKRRKKMEYRYIGRSGLRVTPICMGTMTFGSFCDKRESFAIMDRAYDRGINFFDTAELYPVPPRSSWAGTTEEIIGEWLAGKPRDSIILAGKVAGAASGWFVPPIRHGMTAIDRFHIERAVEGSLRRLGTDYIDLYQMHWPDTVVPIEESLEAFDRMVQSGKVRYIGTSNDTAYGLTKANETSRYRGLARFESIQNNFSLLNRRFMDELATVCRKEKISLLPYAPLAGGVLTGKYNGEFFPPKARFTRYMEDKNPRVRAQAERYLNEKTLKATALYLELAWAAGMSLTTLAVAWSIHHDFVASSIIGATDVKQLDETLAALDVTLDEELLRACDRVNDAVMYPMG; via the coding sequence ATGGTTACTTCACGTAAAGCCCGGGGCTTTCGTAAGATCGGAGAGGTAGGCAAAAAAGATAAAAGGCGGAAAAAAATGGAGTATCGATATATCGGCCGAAGCGGCCTGAGGGTGACACCAATCTGTATGGGGACCATGACTTTCGGGTCGTTTTGCGACAAGAGAGAGTCGTTCGCGATAATGGACAGAGCGTACGATCGCGGGATCAACTTCTTCGATACGGCAGAGCTCTACCCTGTGCCCCCGAGAAGTTCGTGGGCCGGTACGACGGAGGAGATCATAGGAGAGTGGCTGGCTGGAAAACCGCGTGATTCCATCATTCTGGCCGGTAAAGTGGCGGGGGCCGCAAGCGGATGGTTCGTACCTCCGATCCGGCACGGAATGACCGCTATAGACCGCTTCCATATAGAAAGAGCGGTAGAAGGGAGCCTAAGAAGGCTCGGAACCGACTATATCGACCTCTACCAGATGCACTGGCCCGATACGGTCGTGCCGATAGAAGAGAGCCTGGAGGCTTTCGACAGAATGGTCCAAAGCGGAAAAGTGCGCTATATAGGAACATCAAACGATACCGCCTACGGCCTTACGAAGGCGAATGAGACGAGCCGCTATCGTGGGCTGGCACGTTTCGAGTCTATACAGAACAACTTCTCTCTGCTCAATCGCCGCTTCATGGACGAACTGGCGACGGTATGCCGAAAGGAGAAGATTTCGCTGCTGCCCTACGCTCCGTTGGCCGGCGGGGTGCTGACCGGGAAGTATAACGGAGAGTTCTTTCCCCCGAAAGCCAGATTTACCAGGTATATGGAAGATAAAAACCCAAGGGTCAGGGCGCAGGCGGAGAGGTACCTAAACGAGAAGACTCTCAAGGCTACGGCTCTCTATCTGGAGCTTGCCTGGGCGGCGGGTATGAGCCTGACGACTCTCGCCGTAGCCTGGAGCATACACCATGACTTCGTCGCCTCTTCCATCATAGGAGCAACCGATGTGAAGCAGCTGGACGAGACGCTCGCCGCACTCGATGTAACCCTGGATGAAGAGCTTCTGAGAGCCTGCGACAGAGTGAATGATGCGGTTATGTACCCGATGGGATGA
- a CDS encoding diguanylate cyclase/phosphodiesterase (GGDEF & EAL domains) with PAS/PAC sensor, translating into MVPYGDKLRRQMIDMIYSSAPFSIVINTLAATVVLIVYWPTSQGGVTTWFALVVAVMFYRLLAYLYYKMHQEDIGVKRAWLLLLIGMLMSATVWVSALWYFLGRQDIALDFLMAFVMGGLASGAVTTLSSDRIIAVTYITIILGGTVLWLFYGGEPVEIMMGVLVLAYLAFLILSSGRINKTIVDALTLRKKNIEAIRALRAHKAEMDLIFDNVPVGIFFYDKEFKIVNVNQYFVDIFKSDRDRLIGLNLEELVDKRIAQSIRAPIDYNGLEEGSYEGRYHTTTSDIDVDIRVKTTALKDSRNRLVGAIGIVEDIAMELDNKRKIESFAQFYIRNPNPVFRIECPSRKVLLENGPAMKIRFSVEASAKKRWEHFLRKVCDGGSRSVELRDGDTIYQFDVAATDDGHMNLYGRDVTKERIARERADYLAYYDELTGLPRRKLLFEHIKIAMMRAERNGTYNALLFLDLDNFKQINDSMGHDIGDYLLKQLSKRLSSLMRTGDIVARLGGDEFVILLADLEGDSEEAAMKSEIVARKIRKEVAKPFLIKGRKLHFSVSIGVTLFNHGKDFFTLLKEADVAMYEAKAAGRNCVKLFDAKLEKLTVDKTEMMQDLHNAIEKGQLKLLYHPQIEISSGRCVGAEALLRWEHPKRGPVSPEVFIPLAEESGVIHELGQWVLKTVAKDCSDLHLDYIAVNVSIKEFVRSDFIDVIRGMADRGEIDPSRIELEMTESVFVGSYAETNEKLQELKEMGFRFSIDDFGTGYSSLSYLKNLSIKTLKIDRGFVQDIGISPNDEVLTRTIIDIASHFGMKTVAEGVENETQLAFLKKFGCDLAQGYYFSKPMSIESFVEWLAECKK; encoded by the coding sequence ATGGTACCCTACGGCGACAAACTCCGCCGACAGATGATTGATATGATCTACAGCTCCGCCCCTTTCAGTATAGTTATCAACACTCTTGCGGCTACCGTGGTGCTGATAGTGTACTGGCCGACATCGCAAGGAGGTGTGACAACCTGGTTCGCACTTGTTGTGGCGGTTATGTTCTATCGCCTGTTGGCATATCTCTACTACAAGATGCACCAGGAGGATATCGGGGTAAAACGGGCATGGCTTCTGCTTTTGATCGGGATGCTTATGAGTGCGACTGTATGGGTCAGCGCTCTATGGTACTTTCTGGGAAGGCAGGATATAGCCCTCGACTTCCTCATGGCTTTCGTCATGGGCGGTCTGGCCTCCGGAGCTGTCACCACGCTCTCTTCAGACCGCATCATCGCGGTCACGTACATCACCATCATACTTGGCGGAACGGTACTGTGGCTCTTTTACGGCGGCGAGCCTGTAGAGATTATGATGGGGGTTCTGGTACTGGCCTACCTTGCCTTTTTGATACTGAGTTCGGGAAGAATAAACAAAACAATCGTGGACGCTTTGACGCTCAGAAAGAAGAATATAGAGGCTATACGTGCGCTCAGGGCTCACAAGGCCGAGATGGATCTGATATTCGACAATGTTCCGGTAGGTATCTTTTTCTACGACAAAGAGTTCAAAATAGTAAACGTAAATCAATATTTCGTGGACATTTTCAAGTCCGACCGTGATAGGCTGATCGGGCTGAATCTAGAAGAGCTAGTGGATAAACGTATCGCCCAGAGTATCCGTGCGCCGATAGATTACAACGGTTTGGAAGAGGGAAGCTACGAGGGAAGGTACCATACGACGACGAGCGATATAGATGTTGATATCAGGGTAAAGACAACCGCTTTGAAAGACTCCAGGAACAGGCTGGTGGGTGCGATCGGAATTGTGGAAGATATCGCCATGGAGCTTGACAACAAGAGGAAGATCGAATCGTTCGCGCAGTTTTATATCCGTAACCCCAATCCTGTTTTCAGGATCGAGTGTCCGTCGCGTAAGGTTCTGCTCGAGAACGGTCCGGCCATGAAGATACGCTTTTCGGTAGAGGCATCTGCCAAAAAGAGATGGGAACACTTTTTGAGAAAAGTGTGTGACGGCGGCAGCCGGAGCGTCGAACTGCGCGACGGCGATACGATCTACCAATTCGATGTAGCGGCTACGGATGACGGCCATATGAATCTCTACGGAAGGGATGTCACGAAAGAGCGAATAGCCAGGGAGAGAGCCGACTATCTCGCCTATTACGATGAGTTGACAGGGCTTCCCAGGCGCAAACTTCTTTTCGAGCATATAAAGATCGCTATGATGCGTGCCGAGCGCAACGGAACCTACAATGCCCTTCTGTTTCTCGATCTGGACAACTTCAAGCAGATAAACGATTCGATGGGGCACGATATAGGGGACTACCTGTTAAAGCAGCTCTCCAAACGTCTCTCCTCCCTGATGAGGACGGGAGATATCGTCGCCAGACTGGGCGGGGACGAGTTCGTGATTCTGCTTGCCGATCTTGAAGGGGATTCGGAAGAGGCCGCCATGAAGAGTGAAATTGTCGCCAGAAAGATAAGGAAGGAGGTTGCAAAGCCATTTTTGATAAAAGGGAGAAAACTCCACTTCAGTGTCAGCATAGGAGTTACACTCTTCAATCACGGCAAAGATTTCTTCACTCTGCTCAAAGAGGCAGATGTGGCTATGTATGAAGCCAAAGCCGCAGGCAGGAACTGCGTGAAGCTTTTCGATGCGAAGCTCGAGAAGCTGACTGTAGATAAAACCGAGATGATGCAGGATCTGCACAATGCCATAGAGAAGGGGCAGCTGAAACTGCTTTACCACCCCCAGATAGAGATTTCCAGCGGCAGGTGCGTAGGGGCCGAAGCGCTTCTTCGCTGGGAGCACCCGAAGCGGGGACCGGTATCTCCCGAGGTTTTCATCCCTCTAGCGGAGGAGAGCGGCGTCATACATGAGCTTGGCCAATGGGTTCTTAAAACGGTTGCAAAAGATTGTTCGGACCTGCATCTCGACTATATAGCAGTCAATGTAAGCATAAAGGAGTTTGTGCGCAGCGACTTTATCGATGTCATCAGGGGAATGGCCGATAGAGGAGAGATTGACCCCTCCAGGATAGAGCTGGAGATGACAGAGTCGGTATTTGTAGGAAGCTACGCCGAGACGAACGAGAAGCTGCAGGAGCTAAAGGAGATGGGTTTCAGGTTCAGCATAGACGATTTCGGAACAGGATACTCTTCGCTCTCATATCTCAAAAACCTATCTATAAAGACACTGAAGATAGATAGAGGTTTCGTGCAGGATATAGGTATAAGCCCGAATGATGAGGTTCTTACCAGAACTATTATCGACATAGCGTCGCACTTCGGTATGAAAACGGTGGCCGAGGGAGTCGAGAACGAGACACAGCTCGCATTTTTGAAGAAGTTCGGATGTGATCTGGCGCAGGGGTACTACTTCAGCAAACCTATGAGCATAGAGTCGTTCGTAGAGTGGCTGGCCGAATGTAAAAAGTGA
- a CDS encoding phage repressor protein, putative — translation MLPFDEVLMRLKDILSAEVGERRVLDKDVAEALGIAPAYFAVLKKRESVPLEQIADFCAERKISINWLLYDQAPKSLEESTEKFATIRYFRQINASAGNGALNREECYEKILIDEELVNILGGRRHLKYIDALEVKGDSMEPLLQDGDLVAVDRSRCEPKEGGIYVLRIGEELFIKRLDREGGNGEWVCTSLNSAYSPVSVDRSELHIVGEAVAVMRKES, via the coding sequence ATGCTCCCTTTCGATGAGGTTCTTATGCGGCTGAAGGATATCCTGAGTGCCGAGGTGGGGGAACGCAGAGTTTTGGATAAGGATGTGGCCGAGGCGCTCGGTATAGCGCCGGCATATTTTGCCGTACTGAAAAAGCGGGAGAGTGTTCCCCTGGAGCAGATCGCCGACTTCTGCGCCGAAAGAAAGATAAGCATAAACTGGCTGCTGTATGACCAGGCCCCGAAATCTCTGGAGGAGAGTACGGAAAAATTCGCTACGATCAGATACTTCAGGCAGATAAACGCTTCGGCCGGAAACGGGGCGCTCAACCGGGAGGAGTGTTACGAGAAGATCCTTATAGATGAGGAGCTCGTGAATATTCTGGGAGGCAGAAGACATCTCAAGTATATAGATGCTCTGGAGGTGAAGGGGGACTCTATGGAGCCTCTGCTTCAAGACGGCGATCTGGTAGCGGTCGATAGAAGCAGGTGCGAGCCGAAAGAGGGGGGAATCTATGTCCTCAGGATAGGTGAGGAGCTCTTCATAAAGCGCCTGGATAGAGAGGGCGGAAACGGCGAATGGGTCTGCACTTCGCTAAACAGCGCATATTCGCCTGTCAGTGTAGATAGGTCCGAACTTCATATAGTCGGCGAGGCGGTAGCCGTCATGCGGAAGGAGTCTTGA
- a CDS encoding DNA polymerase IV, whose product MIIHLDLDSFFASCERLSNPALKGLPIAVGGRGDPFIFESESRRNIDITVENSGAFVPTVFYDAKSSFEEYFIEGKKIRGIVITSSYEARAFGIKTGMTIREALLRCPDLIVLPPNHLFYHDCSHRLKLYLQREIPVLEQYSIDEFFGDLKGWVEEKEVPAFIERLRKEVEERFGLPVSIGAAPSKWIAKMATGAAKPNGCKTLFKEDVESFVDPLPIDAFPGIGRGFSKRLRSYKIETLKELKAARHLLYRWKKPGIQLYHRVNGDDMEPVVPGRDRRSVGISRTIDPLFDREEARRRLIILCRHLSQLLAKIESRPKTLYLGIKYQFGQKAKRSVSETFIFSEYSLRRVVLKLFETIDIYRSLAIVRLSVRCGNFETKPLEGGSLFNHEKEVKMQRVWLQTAKVRTKYGVDSIRSGIELL is encoded by the coding sequence ATGATAATCCATCTGGACCTGGACTCCTTTTTCGCCTCCTGTGAACGGCTTTCAAACCCGGCTCTAAAAGGGCTCCCCATAGCTGTCGGAGGGCGCGGGGACCCGTTCATTTTCGAAAGCGAAAGCCGCCGTAACATAGATATAACGGTAGAAAACAGCGGTGCTTTCGTGCCGACCGTCTTCTACGATGCGAAGAGCTCTTTCGAAGAGTACTTCATCGAAGGTAAAAAGATACGGGGTATCGTCATAACCTCGAGCTACGAAGCCAGAGCGTTCGGTATCAAAACCGGAATGACGATAAGAGAGGCTCTACTGCGATGTCCCGACCTCATCGTCCTCCCTCCCAACCACCTCTTCTACCACGACTGCTCGCACAGGCTCAAACTCTACCTCCAAAGAGAGATACCGGTACTGGAGCAGTACAGCATAGATGAGTTTTTCGGCGATCTGAAAGGGTGGGTAGAAGAGAAGGAAGTTCCGGCTTTCATAGAGAGGCTGCGAAAAGAGGTAGAGGAGAGATTCGGACTGCCGGTATCGATAGGTGCAGCTCCATCCAAATGGATAGCCAAGATGGCCACCGGCGCGGCAAAGCCCAACGGCTGTAAAACCCTCTTCAAAGAGGATGTGGAGAGCTTCGTGGACCCTCTGCCGATAGATGCCTTCCCCGGTATAGGACGCGGCTTTTCGAAACGCCTGCGCTCGTACAAAATAGAGACCCTCAAAGAGCTGAAGGCGGCCAGGCATCTCCTCTACCGCTGGAAAAAGCCGGGTATCCAGCTCTACCACCGCGTCAACGGTGACGATATGGAGCCGGTGGTACCGGGCAGAGACAGGCGCTCAGTGGGAATCTCCAGAACCATAGACCCCCTTTTCGACAGAGAGGAGGCGAGGCGGCGGCTGATCATACTCTGCCGCCATCTCTCGCAACTGCTCGCAAAGATAGAGAGCAGACCGAAAACACTCTATCTCGGTATCAAATACCAGTTCGGCCAAAAAGCGAAACGTAGCGTAAGCGAAACATTCATCTTCAGCGAATACTCTCTGCGAAGAGTCGTGCTTAAACTCTTCGAAACCATCGACATATACCGCTCACTCGCCATCGTAAGGCTCTCCGTCAGATGCGGAAACTTCGAGACGAAACCTCTTGAAGGCGGCTCTCTTTTCAACCACGAAAAGGAGGTGAAGATGCAAAGAGTCTGGCTTCAGACGGCCAAAGTACGCACCAAATACGGTGTAGACTCCATAAGATCGGGCATAGAGCTTCTATAG
- a CDS encoding macro domain, possibly ADP-ribose binding module, whose amino-acid sequence MGIAVKTGDITKERACAVVNAANSSLMGGGGVDGAIHRAGGSKILQECRELRRTKYPDGLPTGEAAVTTAGDLPAKYVIHTVGPIWGRCKKRCDELLADAYRNSLERAVEVGCRSVLFPAISTGIYGFPPERAAKIAYRTVREFLKRHPDMDVTFIFHSDESRRVFEEANGL is encoded by the coding sequence ATGGGAATAGCGGTAAAAACGGGTGATATAACGAAAGAGAGGGCATGTGCCGTAGTCAATGCGGCCAACAGTTCGCTGATGGGAGGCGGGGGAGTCGACGGTGCGATACACAGAGCCGGCGGATCGAAGATTCTGCAGGAGTGCAGAGAGCTGCGCCGCACGAAATATCCGGACGGACTCCCTACGGGGGAGGCTGCGGTTACGACTGCCGGAGATCTGCCGGCGAAATATGTGATACATACAGTAGGGCCGATATGGGGCAGGTGTAAAAAGAGGTGCGACGAGCTTTTGGCCGACGCATACAGAAACTCTTTGGAGAGAGCCGTTGAGGTCGGGTGCAGATCGGTTCTATTTCCGGCGATCTCTACCGGTATCTACGGTTTTCCGCCGGAGCGTGCCGCGAAGATAGCCTACAGGACGGTAAGAGAGTTTCTGAAGAGACATCCCGATATGGATGTTACATTTATCTTCCACTCCGACGAGAGCAGAAGAGTTTTCGAAGAGGCCAACGGGCTATAG
- a CDS encoding Sll7028 protein yields the protein MSVEEKIAKAKSRLVLKHPYFGMLALRLKSEPGDVEAFLSDGRTLQYNEEYFEKEPVETLEFAFANSVMHHVLAHENRRMSRLGWLWQLATDYAINSMLKSNGFEIPARVNYEERFEGMYAEEIYALLKDEIRNEDYSDDESNEEGFNEQNRDRMKESPPAENGSRKDENMPLPPAELQPDLQEEWARAMKDALDRAEEQGERPLGVERLFAHDGEAATDWRSELYQAVNRHMRSDYTFSRPNKKVLSAGIYLPSTCSEALNIAVAIDSSGSVDEKLLGLFVSELEAILLSFPDVCVDLIICDAKIQGIYRFVSGEILDFSVKGGGGTDFRPVFDYIEAELPQTSLLIYFTDAKGSFPQEEPSFDTVWAVPEESDLPFGRSVVLGGVNGNSGKNG from the coding sequence ATGAGTGTCGAAGAGAAGATAGCGAAAGCAAAGAGCCGTCTGGTTCTGAAGCACCCCTACTTCGGAATGCTTGCCCTGAGGCTGAAGTCGGAGCCCGGCGACGTGGAGGCCTTCCTCAGCGACGGCAGAACCCTTCAATACAACGAAGAGTACTTCGAGAAAGAGCCGGTCGAGACGCTGGAGTTCGCCTTCGCAAACAGTGTGATGCACCATGTTCTGGCCCATGAAAACAGGAGGATGTCCCGCCTCGGATGGCTATGGCAGCTGGCTACGGACTATGCGATAAATTCGATGCTCAAGAGCAACGGTTTCGAAATTCCGGCACGGGTCAACTACGAAGAGCGTTTCGAAGGGATGTATGCGGAAGAGATATACGCCCTTTTGAAAGATGAGATCAGAAACGAAGATTATAGTGACGACGAGAGCAACGAAGAGGGGTTCAATGAACAGAACAGAGACCGGATGAAGGAGAGCCCGCCTGCCGAAAATGGGAGTCGGAAAGATGAGAATATGCCCCTGCCTCCCGCAGAGCTTCAGCCCGACCTGCAGGAGGAGTGGGCCAGGGCGATGAAGGATGCCCTGGATAGGGCCGAAGAGCAGGGGGAGCGGCCTCTGGGCGTTGAGAGGCTGTTCGCACACGATGGGGAGGCGGCGACAGATTGGCGAAGCGAGCTCTACCAGGCTGTAAACCGCCATATGAGGAGCGACTACACATTCTCCCGCCCCAACAAAAAGGTACTCTCCGCCGGTATCTACCTCCCCTCTACATGCAGTGAAGCCCTGAATATCGCAGTAGCCATCGACTCGAGCGGCTCGGTGGACGAGAAGCTGCTGGGCCTCTTCGTCTCCGAACTGGAGGCGATTTTGTTGAGTTTTCCGGATGTCTGCGTAGATCTCATCATCTGCGACGCAAAGATTCAGGGTATATACAGGTTCGTTTCGGGAGAGATACTTGATTTTTCGGTGAAAGGGGGCGGAGGCACCGACTTCAGGCCGGTTTTCGACTACATAGAGGCGGAGCTTCCGCAGACTTCACTGCTGATATACTTTACCGACGCTAAGGGGAGCTTCCCTCAAGAGGAGCCCTCTTTCGATACGGTCTGGGCGGTGCCGGAGGAGTCCGATCTTCCGTTCGGCAGGAGTGTTGTTTTGGGAGGTGTGAATGGGAATAGCGGTAAAAACGGGTGA
- a CDS encoding MoxR-like ATPases: MKPEEAKRALEHLVEQRVPIFLWGPPGIGKSSIVKEIAEQRGIGFMDLRLTLLDPTDLRGIPFFDSGSQKAVWAPPAFLPDGTEEEGILFLDELNTAAPMVQAGAYQLILDRRIGEYRLPDGWAIVAAGNRESDRGAVFRMPAPLANRFVHLEMEIDARQWRSWALENGFDPSVVGFIAARPDALFAFDAKSAHRSFATPRSWEYVDKIVKSTPEPELLMPLISGSIGEELAAEFLSWRSAAGELPDMEAVFSGEEEMVPEDPNALYVLSSMIVQRADPKISKERLDNLMGYMMKMPGEFSVMTMKELQRRGVVVERSSVWKLWIREFGYLLA, from the coding sequence ATGAAGCCGGAAGAGGCGAAGAGGGCGCTAGAGCACCTCGTTGAGCAGAGAGTACCCATCTTTTTGTGGGGGCCTCCGGGTATAGGAAAGTCCTCCATAGTAAAAGAGATAGCCGAGCAGAGGGGTATAGGCTTCATGGATCTGAGGCTCACCCTGCTGGACCCTACCGATTTGAGGGGTATCCCATTCTTCGACAGCGGATCTCAAAAGGCGGTCTGGGCGCCTCCCGCATTTTTGCCCGACGGCACGGAAGAGGAGGGGATACTCTTCCTGGATGAGCTCAATACGGCGGCCCCGATGGTGCAGGCCGGCGCCTATCAGCTGATACTCGACAGGCGCATAGGCGAGTATCGGCTCCCGGACGGATGGGCGATAGTGGCCGCAGGAAACAGGGAGAGCGACAGGGGGGCGGTATTCAGAATGCCGGCCCCGCTTGCAAACCGTTTCGTGCACCTTGAGATGGAGATAGATGCGCGGCAGTGGAGAAGCTGGGCATTGGAGAACGGATTCGACCCTTCCGTTGTCGGTTTTATAGCGGCCAGGCCGGATGCGCTTTTCGCGTTCGATGCGAAGTCTGCCCACAGGAGTTTCGCCACCCCGAGAAGCTGGGAGTATGTAGACAAGATAGTCAAGTCGACCCCCGAACCGGAGCTTCTCATGCCGCTGATATCGGGAAGTATCGGCGAAGAGCTGGCGGCCGAGTTCCTGAGCTGGAGGTCGGCGGCGGGTGAGCTTCCCGATATGGAGGCGGTTTTTTCCGGAGAGGAGGAGATGGTGCCTGAAGATCCGAACGCCCTTTACGTACTCAGCTCCATGATAGTGCAGAGGGCCGATCCGAAGATTTCCAAAGAGAGGCTCGACAACCTTATGGGCTATATGATGAAGATGCCGGGAGAGTTCTCGGTAATGACAATGAAAGAGCTTCAAAGAAGAGGCGTAGTTGTGGAGAGATCTTCCGTCTGGAAGCTCTGGATAAGAGAGTTCGGCTACCTTCTGGCATGA
- a CDS encoding leucine rich repeat variant — MEIERLVEAARGKKILFVGRSNRMGDDDIELFLDQAGAQRAEDEKDAPLGMVVTGRLLNPIEEQMCDDLARNGIAVTDIGKIEEYYAAKIDREALIGSLKLFRNRERIINLLHNPHIGDDLFCEILKLYDWEGRGPFEGDENRDVAGTIVARFYPEIERNHNIQYSPVGPFLVAAQCENRMLLEAMILIPDYEITQRSGDMWLPATLHEALLVNPNLPVETLLRFCDSDEERKRAFAAMHPSLPHSVQERLAESSTAAVLEGLARNPSLSGSLREKLRNSEHRSVRIAFLSHQPVEESILENIESMDEESCRAVGRNGRLSEETALGMVRAGKRALQEELASNTSLTGPVYEALFGLQNPEIRRRLASNESVPVEILERLVRIREKEIFVALASNPSMPERYLRSFSKIRERDVAAALASNPSTPIEILLGYQTDAELSNILKRNEAFSDYIRRNIGW; from the coding sequence ATGGAGATAGAGAGACTGGTAGAGGCAGCGAGGGGAAAGAAGATTCTGTTTGTAGGCAGATCGAACAGAATGGGCGATGATGATATAGAGCTCTTTCTCGATCAGGCGGGTGCGCAGCGGGCCGAAGATGAGAAGGATGCACCGCTTGGAATGGTGGTAACGGGAAGACTCCTGAACCCCATCGAAGAGCAGATGTGCGATGATCTCGCCAGAAACGGCATAGCCGTAACGGATATCGGGAAGATAGAGGAGTATTATGCCGCGAAGATAGACCGGGAGGCTCTGATAGGGAGCCTGAAGCTCTTCAGAAACAGGGAGAGAATCATAAACCTGCTGCACAATCCCCATATAGGCGACGATCTCTTCTGCGAAATCTTGAAACTTTACGACTGGGAGGGGAGAGGACCCTTCGAGGGTGATGAAAACAGGGATGTGGCAGGCACGATCGTGGCCCGCTTCTATCCGGAGATAGAGCGCAACCACAATATTCAGTACTCCCCCGTAGGCCCCTTTCTGGTTGCGGCACAGTGTGAAAACAGGATGCTGCTGGAGGCGATGATTCTGATTCCGGACTATGAAATAACGCAAAGAAGCGGTGATATGTGGCTCCCCGCCACCCTTCACGAGGCACTGCTTGTGAACCCGAACCTGCCGGTGGAGACTCTTTTGCGTTTCTGTGATTCGGATGAGGAGAGAAAGAGGGCGTTTGCGGCCATGCACCCCTCTTTGCCCCATTCCGTTCAGGAGCGCCTGGCAGAGAGCTCTACGGCCGCGGTACTGGAGGGTCTCGCCAGAAACCCTTCTCTTTCAGGGAGTCTGCGTGAAAAGCTGCGAAATAGTGAACACAGGAGTGTGCGGATAGCCTTTTTGAGCCATCAGCCTGTAGAAGAGTCGATTTTGGAAAATATAGAAAGTATGGATGAAGAGAGCTGCAGAGCGGTCGGGCGCAACGGAAGGCTCAGTGAAGAGACGGCGCTCGGAATGGTCCGTGCGGGCAAGAGGGCGCTGCAGGAGGAGCTGGCCTCCAACACCTCTTTGACCGGGCCTGTATATGAAGCGCTTTTCGGCCTGCAGAACCCGGAGATACGGCGCCGTCTTGCAAGCAACGAGTCGGTACCCGTGGAGATTCTGGAGAGGCTGGTGCGTATAAGGGAGAAAGAGATATTCGTGGCGCTCGCTTCGAACCCCTCCATGCCGGAAAGATACCTCCGGAGCTTCTCGAAAATAAGGGAGAGGGATGTGGCGGCGGCGCTCGCTTCGAACCCCTCCACGCCGATTGAGATACTGCTGGGCTACCAGACGGATGCAGAGCTCTCCAATATACTTAAAAGAAACGAGGCTTTCAGCGACTACATAAGGCGGAATATAGGGTGGTAG
- a CDS encoding ankyrin repeat → MNENSKRDELIDAVRNGAADRVKRLLDEGCDVNVADDEERPLLLVAIRSGAEKGMAELLLERGADIGWTTAEGVGLLDEAVERNRLDLAELFIDRGLDPALTRRRSGMTPLMLAASFDYIEMMELLYEKGADIFAVDELGLSAVDYARKLGRRRAKKWLDDKMANPF, encoded by the coding sequence ATGAATGAAAATAGCAAAAGAGACGAGCTGATAGATGCGGTGAGAAACGGTGCCGCAGATCGTGTGAAGAGGCTGCTGGATGAGGGGTGCGACGTCAATGTTGCCGATGATGAGGAGAGACCACTTCTGCTTGTTGCGATCAGAAGCGGGGCCGAAAAGGGTATGGCGGAGCTGCTGCTTGAGAGAGGAGCCGATATCGGGTGGACTACCGCCGAGGGGGTCGGCCTTCTGGATGAAGCGGTGGAGAGAAACAGGCTCGACCTGGCCGAGCTGTTTATAGACAGGGGGCTCGATCCGGCTCTAACGAGGCGCAGGAGCGGAATGACCCCGCTCATGCTGGCGGCGAGTTTCGACTATATAGAGATGATGGAGCTTCTATATGAGAAGGGTGCAGATATATTCGCCGTGGACGAGCTGGGCCTTAGTGCGGTAGACTACGCCAGAAAACTTGGCAGAAGAAGAGCGAAAAAGTGGCTCGACGACAAGATGGCCAATCCGTTTTGA